One window from the genome of Methanobacterium formicicum encodes:
- a CDS encoding flavin reductase family protein: MEKEKLGGNSFIYPMPVTLLGTKHGDVANFMALGWLSRANGNPPLLVVGINKAHFTTQLIRENRAFSINYPTAGMIREVDYCGLVSGRREDKSQLFTVEYGELEQAPLIRECPLSLECKLYDIYEMPTHDLFVGEIIASYADKKILTDGKPDLAKLNPLLLTMPDNYYWTVKEKVGKAWDIGRELQK, translated from the coding sequence ATGGAAAAAGAAAAACTGGGTGGAAACTCGTTCATTTATCCCATGCCAGTGACCCTTCTGGGCACTAAACATGGGGATGTGGCAAATTTTATGGCATTAGGGTGGTTAAGCAGGGCTAATGGAAATCCGCCTTTATTGGTTGTAGGGATAAACAAAGCTCATTTCACCACGCAACTAATAAGGGAAAATAGGGCATTCAGCATTAACTATCCCACCGCGGGCATGATTCGGGAAGTTGATTACTGTGGCCTGGTATCTGGACGTAGAGAAGATAAATCACAGCTTTTCACAGTTGAATACGGTGAACTGGAACAGGCGCCACTCATCAGGGAATGTCCCCTTTCCCTGGAATGTAAACTCTACGATATCTACGAAATGCCCACTCACGATCTATTTGTGGGGGAAATAATTGCTTCCTACGCGGATAAAAAGATCTTAACTGATGGAAAACCGGACCTGGCCAAACTCAATCCCCTACTTTTAACCATGCCTGACAATTATTACTGGACAGTGAAGGAAAAGGTGGGTAAGGCCTGGGACATAGGACGAGAGTTACAGAAATGA